A window from Mangifera indica cultivar Alphonso chromosome 2, CATAS_Mindica_2.1, whole genome shotgun sequence encodes these proteins:
- the LOC123208659 gene encoding uncharacterized protein LOC123208659, whose translation MNSESLQLCTEGLGFESSDDVEDLKSEIGEDWQTQQKRESIAKHSPTENLCSDFRRSKTCGRTFPPPISSIGKSGKPWVCFKSYRHEGRFVLKEIMMPSQEFLHACREDGRLKLQFIQPNDDILELEEEGFEEDEGFEDVDVEDEDSESFDDVEEERRMVDNRRNEVRKISQ comes from the coding sequence ATGAATTCTGAGAGCTTGCAGCTATGTACAGAGGGACTTGGTTTTGAAAGCTCTGATGACGTTGAGGACTTGAAGAGTGAGATAGGTGAAGATTGGCAAACACAGCAGAAGAGAGAAAGTATTGCAAAGCATTCTCCAACAGAGAATCTATGCAGCGATTTCAGAAGGTCAAAAACATGTGGCAGAACATTCCCTCCTCCGATTTCTAGTATAGGGAAGAGCGGTAAGCCTTGGGTTTGCTTCAAGTCATACAGGCATGAAGGCAGATTCGTCCTTAAGGAGATAATGATGCCCAGCCAAGAATTTTTGCATGCATGCAGAGAAGATGGGCGTCTAAAGCTGCAGTTTATTCAGCCAAATGATGATATCCTGGAACTTGAAGAAGAGGGTTTTGAGGAAGATGAAGGGTTTGAAGATGTAGACGTAGAGGATGAGGACAGTGAAAGCTTTGATGATGTTGAAGAAGAGAGAAGGATGGTTGACAACAGAAGAAATGAAGTCAGAAAAATTTCGCAATAG